In Methylotenera sp. L2L1, the following proteins share a genomic window:
- a CDS encoding polysaccharide pyruvyl transferase family protein, translating into MKFYLAGQSNFGNRGCEALVRSIVGLVRNKYQDAHFFCPSRAPSLDEVQWKSASQQGVIFTSVPEFPKSLQWWARGCRVLPALERLTRPRLASYDNCTQDISSSNAMIFTGGDNLSLDYGVASLYHWANLAEKSIDVGVPAILWGASVGPFTAKPAVEREMVKHLKRYAAITVRESATYEYLQGLGVSGVTQVADPAFTMLPEAFDVADLTFGNNSNILGLNVSPLVRGYRKDESSRAQLDRDVVDFIRDVVTKTDMSVLLVPHVDPLDGSSVNSDSSYMQGLLSQLSQYSDRVKLVPRHLNAAQLKYLISHCRFFIGARTHATIGAFSTYVPTISIAYSVKAKGINKDLFGDTRFVLDTPLVSRETLHQSLNLLIQEEVSIKALLQEKMSVFRWNAYKTVDTLAEMLGARK; encoded by the coding sequence ATGAAATTCTATCTAGCTGGGCAAAGTAATTTTGGTAATCGCGGCTGTGAGGCCTTAGTCAGGTCAATAGTTGGACTAGTCAGGAATAAATACCAAGATGCGCATTTCTTTTGCCCATCAAGAGCGCCAAGCCTTGATGAGGTTCAATGGAAAAGTGCTAGTCAGCAGGGTGTGATTTTCACCTCAGTTCCAGAATTTCCCAAATCGCTTCAATGGTGGGCTAGAGGTTGTCGTGTACTACCAGCACTTGAGCGCTTAACAAGACCAAGACTTGCGAGCTACGATAATTGTACGCAAGATATTAGCTCATCTAACGCCATGATATTTACTGGTGGGGATAATCTGAGTTTGGATTATGGCGTAGCTTCGTTATATCACTGGGCTAACCTTGCCGAAAAAAGTATAGATGTGGGAGTTCCAGCGATTCTATGGGGTGCCTCAGTAGGCCCATTCACTGCTAAACCAGCTGTGGAACGTGAGATGGTTAAGCATTTAAAACGCTATGCGGCAATTACTGTGCGTGAGTCGGCGACTTATGAGTATTTACAAGGGCTAGGCGTGAGCGGCGTTACACAGGTTGCCGATCCAGCTTTTACGATGTTGCCAGAAGCGTTTGATGTAGCTGACCTGACTTTTGGCAATAACTCAAATATTCTAGGTTTGAATGTCAGTCCGTTAGTAAGAGGGTACAGAAAAGATGAGTCATCTAGAGCGCAACTAGATCGTGATGTTGTAGATTTCATTAGAGATGTAGTGACTAAAACTGACATGTCGGTGCTTTTGGTGCCACACGTAGATCCGTTAGATGGTTCTTCAGTTAACTCAGACTCATCATATATGCAAGGATTGCTATCCCAACTGTCGCAGTATAGCGATAGAGTCAAATTAGTGCCTCGTCACTTAAATGCGGCACAACTCAAGTATTTGATCTCACATTGCCGATTCTTTATCGGTGCTCGTACGCACGCTACCATAGGCGCGTTCTCAACTTATGTGCCCACTATCTCGATTGCATATAGTGTAAAAGCTAAAGGAATTAATAAGGACTTGTTTGGAGACACTCGCTTTGTGTTAGATACACCGTTAGTCAGTAGGGAAACTCTTCATCAATCATTGAATTTACTTATTCAGGAAGAAGTTTCAATTAAGGCGCTGTTACAAGAGAAGATGTCTGTGTTTAGGTGGAATGCGTACAAGACGGTTGACACTTTAGCTGAAATGCTAGGGGCACGTAAATGA
- a CDS encoding nitroreductase family protein translates to MKLYTAVNQNMTMRQILKKKLSTFPIVWNTYQAVKVQFKRLWLLTYFLRDIINAYRNMYWPLHLKSNLQLTSELLFQFHKIEKGLVMPGPRRFFGQEPARAVINLLNTWDLKGLPLGDPVYLGALETLHAYKERLQSESLDKNDKVLSYVQSFLINHPTRTRLLATPHQLVSMNSDIANNPHHFDELVSIRRSVRSFTSMEVPREIIKHTVGLAQLSPSACNRQPCRVYLITDDIKKNALLALQNGNNGFGHSIPALAVITSDSAAFFDASERHEPYVDGGLFSMTLMYALSAQGLATCCLNWCVSPDKDVALRNILPLADSEVVIMLMAIGYPETDVLVPRSPRKSTDNVLVEVF, encoded by the coding sequence ATGAAACTTTACACAGCGGTTAATCAGAACATGACGATGCGACAAATCTTAAAGAAAAAACTTAGCACTTTTCCAATCGTTTGGAATACATATCAAGCCGTTAAAGTGCAGTTTAAGCGGTTATGGCTATTAACGTACTTTTTACGTGACATTATCAATGCCTATCGGAATATGTATTGGCCATTACATCTTAAATCTAATTTGCAGCTAACATCAGAGCTTCTTTTTCAATTTCATAAAATTGAAAAAGGCCTAGTAATGCCGGGACCTAGGCGTTTTTTTGGGCAAGAACCAGCTCGTGCAGTCATCAATCTATTAAATACATGGGACTTAAAAGGTTTGCCGTTAGGTGATCCTGTTTATTTGGGTGCACTTGAAACCCTACATGCTTATAAAGAGCGTTTGCAGTCAGAGTCTTTAGACAAAAACGATAAAGTCCTGTCGTATGTTCAATCATTTTTAATCAACCATCCGACCAGAACTAGATTACTTGCTACGCCTCATCAACTAGTCAGTATGAACAGTGATATAGCAAACAATCCACATCATTTTGACGAGTTAGTTTCTATACGCAGAAGTGTGCGGTCATTTACTTCGATGGAAGTCCCACGAGAAATAATAAAGCACACCGTTGGTTTAGCTCAGCTTAGTCCATCTGCATGTAATAGGCAGCCATGTCGAGTTTATTTAATCACAGACGATATTAAAAAAAATGCATTACTAGCCTTGCAAAATGGCAATAATGGTTTTGGACACTCAATACCTGCGTTAGCCGTGATTACCTCTGATAGCGCTGCATTTTTTGATGCCAGTGAGCGACATGAGCCATATGTAGATGGTGGATTGTTTTCAATGACATTGATGTATGCCCTATCAGCGCAAGGCTTAGCAACATGCTGTCTTAATTGGTGTGTTTCACCTGATAAAGATGTAGCACTCAGAAATATACTACCTTTGGCTGATAGCGAAGTGGTCATCATGCTGATGGCTATTGGTTACCCTGAAACTGATGTATTGGTTCCAAGGTCACCAAGAAAGTCCACTGACAATGTTTTGGTTGAGGTGTTCTAA